Proteins found in one Methanospirillum hungatei JF-1 genomic segment:
- a CDS encoding type II toxin-antitoxin system VapC family toxin produces MISSRLEKNGYESVFDPSALVKIFHNEKGSERTRELILNAQNNLYILDIAQIEYYSAIFRRYRNHELSKKSLNIAISGFEKEISHYYIEPTTPLVIKEAQNLIFSYGEKSDLRTLDSIHLAAFSLISSEDWIFVCCDSILSCVAEESQFTVLNPIQQENIGFNHE; encoded by the coding sequence GAATCTGTTTTTGATCCCTCTGCCCTCGTAAAGATCTTCCATAATGAGAAAGGGTCAGAGAGAACTCGTGAATTAATTTTAAATGCACAAAATAATCTCTATATACTGGATATTGCGCAAATTGAATATTATAGTGCAATATTTCGACGATATCGTAATCATGAGTTGTCAAAAAAATCATTGAATATCGCTATATCTGGATTTGAAAAAGAAATATCTCATTATTATATTGAGCCGACAACACCGCTGGTGATTAAAGAAGCCCAAAACCTCATATTTTCATATGGAGAAAAATCTGACCTTCGAACCCTTGATTCAATTCATCTGGCAGCATTTTCATTAATTTCAAGTGAAGATTGGATCTTTGTTTGTTGTGACTCTATACTGTCATGTGTTGCAGAAGAAAGTCAATTTACCGTTTTAAATCCAATACAACAAGAAAATATAGGTTTTAACCATGAGTGA
- a CDS encoding type II toxin-antitoxin system HicB family antitoxin, producing the protein MKTIIIPIPITYLPEGYYLVTSDVLPGLIAQGNNIDETIEIAEDVARNLISIELEENRREALETDPESTYLLDIHVPIPVSV; encoded by the coding sequence GTGAAAACAATAATTATTCCAATCCCAATAACATATCTGCCTGAGGGCTATTACCTTGTAACGAGTGATGTACTCCCTGGATTAATTGCACAAGGTAATAATATTGATGAAACTATTGAGATAGCTGAAGATGTGGCACGAAACCTGATTTCCATTGAATTAGAAGAGAACAGAAGAGAGGCCCTCGAAACAGATCCGGAATCAACGTATCTTTTAGATATTCATGTCCCAATTCCTGTATCTGTATGA